A stretch of the Klebsiella sp. WP3-W18-ESBL-02 genome encodes the following:
- a CDS encoding aminotransferase class I/II-fold pyridoxal phosphate-dependent enzyme has protein sequence MKYDFDEYVSREKTDSLTVDGWREYLFSGQSEFAMRYPAEGLINLWVADMAFATPEPILQAIRDRLDRKILGYTKIYDEEYYEIFGSWCERQYGHRFKTEDIVLSPGIIPALNRLVPLLTDMDDSILIMTPSYGPFKKAGEYSQRRVVYSALKKSAGGWEPDWEDFARKASQADLRVKILFLCNPHNPTGRVWRPDELKRIIEICLANDIWVISDEIHCDLSRSGIGHTPAASLFPDSTRHCCKVSDEAAFCLIQRPYISKTLLTRRISPRGSP, from the coding sequence ATGAAATATGATTTTGATGAGTACGTAAGCAGAGAGAAAACAGACAGTCTCACCGTGGACGGCTGGCGGGAATACCTGTTTTCGGGACAGTCCGAATTTGCAATGCGGTATCCGGCAGAAGGGCTAATCAACCTCTGGGTTGCTGACATGGCTTTTGCCACACCAGAGCCGATTCTTCAGGCCATCAGAGACCGTCTGGATAGAAAAATACTCGGCTACACTAAAATCTACGACGAAGAATACTATGAGATCTTTGGCAGCTGGTGTGAGCGACAATATGGTCACCGTTTCAAAACGGAAGACATTGTGCTGTCTCCGGGCATTATTCCCGCGCTGAACCGTCTCGTCCCGCTTCTGACCGACATGGATGACAGTATTCTTATTATGACGCCTTCATATGGCCCGTTTAAAAAGGCGGGTGAATACAGTCAGCGTCGCGTGGTGTACTCGGCGTTAAAAAAATCAGCAGGCGGCTGGGAACCTGACTGGGAAGACTTTGCACGCAAAGCCAGTCAGGCCGATTTACGTGTGAAAATTCTTTTCCTGTGTAATCCGCATAACCCGACCGGACGAGTCTGGCGGCCTGATGAACTTAAGCGGATTATTGAAATTTGCCTGGCCAATGACATCTGGGTGATATCTGACGAAATTCACTGCGACCTGTCCCGAAGCGGTATCGGTCATACACCGGCCGCCTCTCTTTTCCCTGATTCTACACGGCACTGTTGCAAAGTTAGCGATGAGGCAGCCTTTTGTCTTATTCAAAGGCCTTACATTTCAAAAACTCTGCTTACCAGGCGCATTTCGCCCAGGGGATCACCATAA
- a CDS encoding DMT family transporter, producing MANCALILKISLAMLAFAANSILCRLALQGGHIDPLSFSSLRLASGALVLSPFLFYHAKTTLSLWRPLSGFYLMVYAVLFSVAYIHLDTGAGALLLFGAVQFAMVIHGLFKGESLSVMRACGLVIALAGIAALLLPGAKAPPLYSALMMIVAGLAWAAYSVRGRAGQAAGASTAANFVLATPMALALSLLFMKQGHYDAAGIALSLLSGAAASAGAYVLWYTLLPSLGSITASTLQLSVPCLAMLGGVVFLDESLTVRTIFSALAVLTGIVMVTREKSPRQSMTKAREP from the coding sequence ATGGCCAATTGCGCGCTCATTCTTAAAATATCCCTGGCAATGCTGGCGTTTGCTGCAAACTCTATTCTGTGCCGTCTGGCCCTGCAGGGAGGCCACATTGATCCCCTTTCATTCAGCAGCCTCAGGCTGGCCAGTGGTGCACTCGTCCTGTCACCTTTCTTGTTTTATCACGCAAAAACTACATTATCGCTGTGGCGTCCGCTGAGCGGATTTTACCTCATGGTGTACGCAGTGCTCTTCTCTGTCGCCTATATCCATCTCGATACCGGGGCAGGTGCGCTGTTACTTTTTGGTGCCGTACAGTTTGCGATGGTGATCCACGGATTATTTAAAGGGGAATCACTCTCCGTTATGCGGGCTTGCGGTTTAGTTATTGCTCTGGCAGGAATTGCTGCCCTGCTGTTACCCGGGGCGAAGGCACCGCCGCTTTACAGTGCACTTATGATGATCGTTGCCGGATTAGCCTGGGCCGCCTATTCCGTCAGGGGGAGGGCGGGCCAGGCGGCCGGGGCTTCAACGGCGGCAAATTTTGTACTCGCCACGCCGATGGCTCTCGCTCTTTCGTTGCTGTTTATGAAGCAGGGTCACTATGATGCTGCGGGCATTGCTTTGTCATTGCTGTCCGGTGCCGCCGCCTCAGCCGGTGCATATGTATTGTGGTATACCCTTTTACCCTCTCTCGGCTCTATCACCGCCAGCACCCTTCAGCTCAGCGTTCCCTGTCTGGCAATGCTAGGGGGTGTGGTATTCCTGGATGAATCACTGACGGTCAGAACGATATTTTCTGCCCTGGCGGTGCTGACTGGCATTGTGATGGTGACACGCGAGAAATCCCCCCGTCAGTCGATGACAAAGGCGAGAGAACCTTAA
- a CDS encoding alpha/beta hydrolase family protein, with the protein MKKLKFTFKNAAGEELAGLLELPENPKAFALLAHCFTCGKDLKGAARIARKLTENAIAVLRFDFTGLGNSEGDFSNTNFSSNISDLLCAVDYLRRQYEAPSLLIGHSLGGSAILSIAGEVPEAKAVVTIGSPGELTHVKRLFKDDVENINQHGAYPVELAGRVFTLKKQMLDNIQEHKIAHKVFAMNKPLLIFHATEDDTVLIEQAEKIFKAAKHPKSFISLGKADHLLTHAQDAEYVADIIISWSECYL; encoded by the coding sequence ATGAAAAAACTAAAATTTACGTTCAAAAATGCGGCTGGTGAAGAACTGGCCGGATTGCTTGAACTTCCTGAAAATCCTAAAGCGTTTGCGCTGTTAGCTCATTGTTTTACGTGTGGCAAAGACCTCAAAGGCGCGGCGCGTATTGCGCGGAAACTGACAGAGAATGCTATCGCCGTTCTCCGGTTTGATTTTACTGGTCTGGGAAACAGCGAAGGGGATTTTTCCAACACCAACTTCTCATCCAATATTTCGGACCTGCTTTGCGCGGTAGATTATCTCCGCCGACAGTACGAAGCGCCTTCTTTGCTCATCGGCCATAGCCTGGGGGGATCGGCCATTCTGTCTATTGCCGGCGAAGTTCCTGAGGCAAAGGCCGTTGTCACCATAGGATCACCCGGAGAACTGACACACGTAAAACGTCTTTTTAAGGATGATGTTGAAAACATTAACCAGCATGGAGCCTATCCCGTTGAGCTGGCCGGGCGGGTATTTACCTTAAAGAAACAGATGCTGGACAATATTCAGGAACACAAAATCGCTCATAAGGTGTTCGCCATGAACAAGCCTCTGCTTATTTTTCATGCGACTGAAGATGATACTGTGTTAATTGAGCAGGCCGAAAAAATATTCAAAGCAGCAAAGCATCCCAAGAGTTTCATTTCGTTGGGTAAGGCGGATCACCTTCTGACTCATGCTCAGGATGCTGAATACGTTGCCGATATCATTATATCGTGGAGCGAATGTTACCTATAA
- a CDS encoding IS110-like element IS4321 family transposase: MENIALIGIDLGKNSFHIHCQDRRGKAVYRKKFTRPKLIEFLATCPATTIAMEACGGSHFMARKLEELGHSPKLISPQFVRPFVKSNKNDFVDAEAICEAASRPSMRFVQPRTESQQAMRALHRVRESLVQDKVKTTNQMHAFLLEFGISVPRGAAVISRLSTLLEDNSLPLYLSQLLLKLQQHYHYLVEQIKDLESQLKRKLDEDEVGQRLLSIPCVGTLTASTISTEIGDGKQYASSRDFAAATGLVPRQYSTGGRTTLLGISKRGNKKIRTLLVQCARVFIQKLEHQSGKLADWVRDLLCRKSNFVVTCALANKLARIAWALTARQQTYVA, encoded by the coding sequence ATGGAAAACATTGCGCTCATTGGTATCGATCTGGGTAAAAACTCTTTCCATATTCATTGCCAGGATCGTCGCGGGAAGGCTGTTTACCGTAAAAAATTTACCCGGCCAAAGTTGATCGAATTTTTGGCGACATGCCCCGCTACAACCATCGCAATGGAAGCCTGTGGCGGTTCTCACTTTATGGCACGCAAGTTGGAAGAGTTGGGGCATTCCCCAAAGCTGATATCACCACAATTTGTCCGCCCGTTCGTTAAAAGCAATAAAAACGACTTTGTCGACGCCGAAGCTATTTGTGAAGCTGCATCGCGTCCGTCTATGCGTTTTGTGCAACCCAGAACGGAATCTCAGCAGGCAATGCGGGCTCTGCATCGTGTCCGTGAATCCCTGGTTCAGGATAAGGTAAAAACAACCAATCAAATGCATGCTTTTCTGCTGGAATTTGGCATTAGCGTTCCCCGAGGAGCTGCCGTTATTAGCCGACTGAGTACCCTTCTTGAGGACAATAGTTTGCCTCTTTACCTCAGCCAGTTATTGCTGAAATTACAACAGCATTATCACTATCTTGTTGAGCAGATTAAAGATTTGGAATCCCAGTTGAAACGAAAGTTGGACGAAGATGAGGTTGGACAGCGCTTGCTGAGCATTCCCTGCGTCGGAACACTGACAGCGAGTACTATTTCAACTGAGATTGGCGACGGGAAGCAGTACGCCAGCAGCCGTGACTTTGCGGCGGCAACAGGGCTTGTACCTCGGCAGTACAGCACGGGAGGTAGGACGACATTGCTGGGAATTAGTAAGCGAGGTAATAAAAAGATCCGAACTTTGTTGGTTCAGTGTGCCAGGGTATTCATACAAAAACTGGAACACCAGTCTGGAAAATTGGCCGACTGGGTCAGGGATTTACTGTGCCGGAAAAGCAACTTTGTCGTCACTTGTGCTCTGGCAAACAAGCTGGCCAGAATAGCCTGGGCCCTAACGGCACGACAGCAAACTTATGTAGCATAA
- a CDS encoding YdgH/BhsA/McbA-like domain containing protein yields MKNIIKTTLAIIALSASALSYAASPQMVSRSEAASLQKIGVVSSGGFTTLDDLVASLDMKAADAGATHYRITSATGMNKLSGTAVLYR; encoded by the coding sequence ATGAAAAACATCATCAAAACCACCCTTGCCATCATCGCCCTGTCCGCCAGCGCACTGAGCTATGCCGCCAGCCCGCAAATGGTTTCCCGCAGCGAAGCAGCATCGCTGCAAAAAATTGGGGTGGTCTCTTCCGGTGGCTTCACCACCCTGGATGACCTGGTGGCCTCACTGGATATGAAAGCCGCTGATGCCGGGGCCACACACTACCGCATCACCAGTGCCACCGGTATGAATAAACTTTCCGGTACCGCTGTCCTGTATCGTTGA
- a CDS encoding TetR/AcrR family transcriptional regulator, whose translation MSTHDSLIELTDTLIQQNGYQGFSYADLADGLGIRKASIHYHFQTKTDLGLAYCEYKEASLLKLEAALLQLPPGKARLQGYMDAFLKCADSGQMCGIHAMLSDSALFEEPLQKATSRLAQTDLRILTSVLVSGRESGELAFTAEPADVAIIIGSAIKGALMLNRIPPHDACSRTMSALIQLLSRP comes from the coding sequence ATGTCCACCCATGACAGTCTGATTGAACTGACTGATACCCTTATCCAGCAGAACGGCTACCAGGGCTTCAGCTATGCTGATCTCGCTGACGGTCTGGGAATACGGAAGGCCAGTATCCATTACCATTTTCAGACCAAAACCGACCTCGGGCTTGCCTATTGTGAATACAAGGAGGCCAGCCTGCTGAAACTGGAAGCTGCCCTGTTACAGCTGCCACCGGGTAAAGCCCGTCTGCAGGGTTATATGGACGCATTTCTCAAATGCGCCGACAGCGGCCAGATGTGTGGCATTCACGCCATGCTGTCCGACAGCGCCCTGTTTGAAGAACCTCTTCAGAAAGCCACCTCACGACTGGCACAAACCGACCTGCGCATCCTGACCAGTGTGCTGGTTTCGGGTCGTGAAAGCGGTGAACTGGCTTTTACTGCTGAGCCGGCTGACGTGGCCATTATCATCGGCAGCGCCATTAAAGGGGCCCTGATGCTCAATCGGATCCCTCCTCATGATGCCTGTTCCCGCACCATGAGCGCGCTTATTCAGCTACTCTCCCGCCCGTAA
- a CDS encoding DUF1471 domain-containing protein, producing the protein MKALINDVIAVFTRKAHGPVIIKSDLTEEEKAALVPVRTLSVGWVSSVDELEREVIREALEHGAAAYLISELEQARFVHARATLFA; encoded by the coding sequence ATGAAAGCACTTATCAACGACGTTATCGCTGTCTTCACCCGTAAAGCCCATGGACCGGTCATCATCAAATCCGATCTTACTGAGGAAGAAAAAGCAGCTCTGGTACCGGTCCGTACACTCTCTGTTGGCTGGGTGTCTTCCGTGGATGAGCTGGAGCGGGAGGTTATCCGCGAAGCCCTTGAACATGGCGCTGCCGCTTATCTGATTTCTGAGCTTGAGCAGGCCCGTTTCGTTCATGCCCGCGCCACGCTGTTTGCATAA
- a CDS encoding DUF417 family protein encodes MKNNVETQLRRLLRKTSGLDIMVLRLSVIFIFALFGTYKWFAFEANALHHLLPGTWLGALYPALGVQGLSYALGVVENITLLALIAGFFRPAVGAAGALMVAGTGIVTLSLLPQLGRIDSFIIKDVLLIGAGLVLLRHDLRRTLINRRAKQLSAVHKPRSSDALSAMG; translated from the coding sequence ATGAAAAATAACGTCGAGACACAACTGCGCCGGTTACTTCGTAAAACGTCAGGCCTGGACATTATGGTTCTGCGGCTGTCAGTGATTTTCATCTTCGCCCTGTTTGGCACCTACAAATGGTTTGCCTTCGAGGCCAATGCCCTTCACCACCTGCTGCCAGGCACCTGGCTCGGTGCGCTGTATCCGGCTCTCGGCGTTCAGGGGCTCAGCTACGCACTCGGCGTGGTGGAAAATATCACCCTTCTGGCCCTGATTGCCGGATTTTTCCGGCCGGCAGTGGGTGCAGCAGGCGCCCTGATGGTGGCAGGCACCGGCATCGTCACCCTGAGCCTTCTGCCGCAGCTGGGTCGCATTGACAGCTTCATTATCAAGGATGTTCTTCTGATTGGGGCTGGACTGGTGCTGTTGCGTCATGACCTGCGACGGACACTGATTAACCGGAGGGCGAAGCAACTCAGCGCCGTGCACAAACCCCGCTCGTCTGACGCATTGTCAGCCATGGGGTGA
- the msrB gene encoding peptide-methionine (R)-S-oxide reductase MsrB, which produces MNKPYKKDPQTIQALTELQFSVTQKSATERPFTGEYDDHFEDGLYVDIVSGEPLFSSKDKFDSGCGWPAFSKPVENNVHNLSDLSHGMVRTEVRSRHGDSHLGHVFPDGPQDTGGLRYCINSASLRFIPKGALETEGYGEFLPLFEKGDKHEN; this is translated from the coding sequence ATGAACAAACCGTATAAAAAAGACCCACAGACCATTCAGGCACTGACGGAACTGCAGTTCAGCGTCACCCAGAAAAGCGCCACTGAGCGCCCGTTTACCGGAGAATATGACGACCACTTTGAGGACGGACTGTACGTGGATATCGTCTCCGGTGAGCCACTGTTCTCGTCGAAGGACAAATTTGATTCGGGCTGTGGCTGGCCGGCATTCAGCAAACCAGTGGAAAACAACGTCCACAACCTGAGCGACCTCAGTCATGGCATGGTGCGTACTGAAGTGCGTTCCCGTCACGGTGACAGCCATCTGGGACACGTCTTCCCTGACGGGCCACAGGATACCGGTGGATTACGTTACTGCATTAACTCGGCTTCACTGCGTTTTATCCCGAAAGGCGCTCTGGAAACAGAAGGATACGGTGAATTTCTTCCCCTGTTTGAGAAAGGAGATAAGCATGAAAACTGA
- the msrA gene encoding peptide-methionine (S)-S-oxide reductase MsrA — protein MKTDVAILAGGCFWGVQELIRKLNGVVSTEVGYTGGRNDNPTYQHHPGHAEAVKVVYSPDKLSYRKLLEYFFSIHNPTTILRQGNDVGSSYRSAIFFTTEEQKQQANQLIREIDDSGVWPGVVVTEVEQAGEFWSAEPEHQDYLQHNPDGYTCHFERPDWTLPG, from the coding sequence ATGAAAACTGATGTGGCAATCCTTGCCGGTGGTTGTTTCTGGGGTGTCCAGGAGCTGATCCGCAAACTCAATGGCGTGGTCAGCACCGAAGTGGGCTATACCGGCGGACGTAATGATAACCCGACATACCAGCACCACCCAGGACATGCGGAGGCGGTGAAGGTGGTGTATTCCCCGGATAAACTGAGCTACCGAAAACTACTGGAATATTTCTTTAGTATTCACAACCCTACAACAATACTTCGTCAGGGTAATGACGTCGGCTCAAGCTACCGCTCAGCCATCTTTTTCACCACAGAGGAGCAAAAGCAGCAGGCAAACCAGCTTATCCGTGAAATAGATGATTCAGGAGTCTGGCCCGGAGTCGTGGTGACAGAAGTAGAGCAGGCCGGTGAGTTCTGGTCTGCAGAGCCAGAGCATCAGGATTACCTGCAGCATAATCCCGACGGCTATACCTGCCATTTTGAACGACCTGACTGGACGCTTCCGGGATAA
- a CDS encoding type II toxin-antitoxin system RelE/ParE family toxin has protein sequence MPYDVEWKQGAIEDVTALFDYIAENSSLWDARNVTDRVLAAADKLADFPRLYEVDSRYGEDVRRISLMGQHVLYDVNDPAQKIRVLAVVGQRQNPHSVR, from the coding sequence ATGCCGTATGACGTGGAATGGAAGCAGGGAGCCATCGAGGACGTAACGGCACTGTTTGACTACATCGCGGAAAATTCATCTCTGTGGGATGCGCGGAACGTCACCGATCGCGTTCTTGCGGCCGCAGACAAGCTGGCAGACTTTCCGCGTCTCTACGAAGTGGACTCACGCTATGGCGAGGACGTTCGCCGGATAAGCCTGATGGGACAGCATGTCCTCTATGATGTGAATGACCCGGCGCAGAAAATCCGGGTTCTGGCCGTAGTCGGCCAGCGCCAGAATCCCCACTCCGTCCGCTGA
- a CDS encoding entry exclusion protein 1 gives MAWVTVRQATELTEKARSSLYRDMAKGRVSYRTEADGGRVVDTSELIRVYGELRLIETHDRDGLRLPDETEKTVSEALIAEIKALREEVAGLRQEMQAMRLLEHKTETAETPRRWWQWGKR, from the coding sequence ATGGCGTGGGTGACGGTGAGACAGGCCACGGAACTGACGGAAAAAGCCCGAAGTTCCCTGTATCGGGATATGGCTAAAGGCCGCGTATCATACCGGACGGAGGCTGATGGTGGTCGTGTCGTAGATACCAGCGAGCTTATCCGGGTGTACGGTGAGTTAAGACTGATTGAGACTCATGATCGGGACGGGTTGAGACTGCCGGATGAGACTGAAAAAACGGTATCAGAGGCGCTGATTGCGGAGATAAAAGCGCTGCGGGAAGAGGTGGCCGGGCTGCGGCAGGAAATGCAGGCCATGAGACTACTGGAACACAAAACGGAGACAGCAGAGACACCGCGCCGGTGGTGGCAATGGGGGAAGCGCTGA
- a CDS encoding Rop family plasmid primer RNA-binding protein produces the protein MTKQEKTALNMAKFIRDQSLLLLEKLNELDMDTAADMCERLHEDAETLWLAMRDQLGEE, from the coding sequence ATGACGAAACAGGAAAAAACCGCCCTCAACATGGCAAAATTCATCAGGGATCAGTCGCTGCTGTTGCTGGAAAAGCTGAACGAACTGGATATGGATACCGCGGCCGACATGTGCGAACGGCTGCACGAGGACGCGGAAACGCTCTGGCTGGCAATGCGGGACCAGCTCGGGGAGGAATAA
- a CDS encoding IS110-like element IS5075 family transposase, with protein MENIALIGIDLGKNSFHIHCQDHRGKAVYRKKFTRPKLIEFLATCPATTIAMEACGGSHFMARKLAELGHFPKLISPQFVRPFVKSNKNDFVDAEAICEAASRPSMRFVQPRTESQQAMRALHRVRESLVQDKVKTTNQMHAFLLEFGISVPRGAAVISRLSTLLEDSSLPLYLSQLLLKLQQHYHYLVEQIKDLESQLKRKLDEDEVGQRLLSIPCVGTLTASTISTEIGDGKQYASSRDFAAATGLVPRQYSTGGRTTLLGISKRGNKKIRTLLVQCARVFIQKLEHQSGKLADWVRELLCRKSNFVVTCALANKLARIAWALTARQQTYEA; from the coding sequence ATGGAAAACATTGCGCTTATTGGTATCGATCTGGGTAAGAACTCTTTCCATATTCATTGTCAGGATCATCGTGGGAAGGCCGTTTACCGTAAAAAATTCACCCGACCAAAGCTAATCGAATTTCTGGCGACATGCCCGGCAACAACCATCGCGATGGAAGCCTGTGGCGGTTCTCACTTTATGGCACGCAAGCTGGCAGAGTTAGGGCATTTTCCAAAGCTGATATCACCGCAATTTGTCCGCCCATTCGTTAAAAGCAACAAAAATGACTTCGTTGATGCTGAAGCTATCTGTGAAGCAGCATCACGTCCATCTATGCGTTTCGTGCAGCCCAGAACCGAATCTCAGCAGGCAATGCGAGCTCTGCATCGTGTCCGTGAATCCCTGGTTCAGGATAAGGTGAAAACAACTAATCAGATGCATGCTTTTCTGCTGGAATTTGGTATCAGCGTTCCGCGAGGTGCTGCCGTTATTAGTCGACTGAGTACCCTTCTTGAGGACAGTAGTTTGCCTCTTTATCTCAGCCAGTTACTGCTGAAATTACAACAGCATTATCACTATCTTGTTGAGCAGATTAAAGATCTGGAATCTCAGTTGAAACGAAAGTTGGACGAAGATGAGGTTGGACAGCGCTTGCTGAGTATTCCCTGCGTTGGAACGCTGACTGCCAGTACTATTTCAACTGAGATTGGCGACGGGAAGCAGTACGCCAGCAGCCGTGACTTTGCGGCGGCAACAGGGCTGGTACCCCGACAGTACAGCACGGGAGGTCGGACGACATTGTTAGGGATTAGCAAGCGGGGCAACAAAAAGATCCGAACTTTGTTGGTTCAGTGTGCCAGGGTATTCATACAAAAACTGGAACACCAGTCTGGCAAGTTGGCCGACTGGGTCAGGGAGTTGTTGTGTCGGAAAAGCAACTTTGTCGTCACCTGTGCTCTGGCAAACAAGCTGGCCAGAATAGCCTGGGCACTGACGGCGCGACAGCAAACTTACGAAGCATAA
- a CDS encoding recombinase family protein: MLIGYARVSTQDQNLELQREALSKAGCKKVFEDKVSGTRADRPGLAKTLEMLREGDTLVVWKLDRLGRSVKQLVDLVGDLHKHGVQFRSLTDSIDTGTPSRRFFFHVMASLAEMERELTVERTRAGLEVAKQLGRKGGRKPKMTDSKIESAKKLLASGVPPKDVAKNLGVSIPTLYRWVPASTHA; encoded by the coding sequence ATGTTGATTGGCTATGCGCGCGTCTCGACGCAGGATCAGAACCTGGAGCTGCAACGCGAAGCCTTGAGCAAGGCCGGATGTAAAAAGGTCTTCGAGGACAAGGTGAGTGGCACGCGGGCAGACCGGCCTGGCTTGGCCAAGACGCTCGAAATGCTGCGCGAAGGCGATACTTTGGTCGTCTGGAAGCTCGACCGGCTGGGCCGGTCGGTCAAGCAACTGGTCGATCTGGTCGGCGATCTGCACAAGCACGGTGTCCAGTTCAGGAGCCTCACCGACTCCATCGACACCGGCACACCATCCCGGCGGTTCTTCTTCCACGTCATGGCGAGCCTTGCCGAAATGGAGCGCGAGCTGACCGTCGAGCGCACCCGCGCCGGGCTGGAAGTCGCCAAGCAGCTCGGCCGCAAAGGCGGCCGCAAGCCGAAGATGACCGACAGCAAGATCGAGTCGGCCAAGAAGCTGCTGGCCAGCGGGGTGCCGCCCAAGGACGTGGCCAAGAACCTCGGCGTGTCCATTCCGACGCTGTACCGCTGGGTGCCAGCCTCCACGCACGCTTAG
- a CDS encoding cupin domain-containing protein, producing the protein MTVESRIFSVAEYVQPSEGEPIRSVVLETRDSIIVVWHVHPGQEIAAHIHPHGQDTWTVLSGMADYFQGNGIVRALREGEIAVARPGQVHGARNTGTEPFVLVSVVASANAGFVLAER; encoded by the coding sequence ATGACTGTTGAATCGAGAATATTTTCTGTAGCCGAGTATGTTCAGCCGTCCGAAGGCGAGCCTATTCGTTCCGTTGTGCTTGAAACCCGAGACTCAATTATCGTGGTTTGGCATGTCCATCCCGGGCAGGAAATTGCGGCTCACATTCATCCTCACGGCCAAGACACGTGGACTGTTTTGTCGGGAATGGCTGATTACTTTCAGGGCAATGGGATTGTTCGTGCCCTCAGGGAAGGTGAGATAGCCGTGGCAAGACCGGGCCAAGTGCACGGGGCGCGAAATACAGGTACCGAGCCATTTGTGTTAGTCTCGGTTGTGGCATCAGCCAATGCCGGTTTCGTATTGGCTGAGCGATAG
- a CDS encoding DUF86 domain-containing protein — protein sequence MSENRLPDYLDHIQQAATDARSFVEGMAKDDFLADKRTQQAVIMSLIVIGEAATKVMDGYVEFTQAHADVPWRSMRNMRNRMAHGYFDINLDVVWETVQEWLPALLQQLPAVRQDADDEDRNDNCERGISDDC from the coding sequence ATGAGCGAGAACCGCCTGCCCGATTACCTCGACCACATTCAGCAGGCCGCAACCGATGCGCGCAGCTTCGTGGAAGGGATGGCCAAAGACGACTTCTTGGCCGACAAGCGCACCCAGCAGGCCGTCATCATGAGCCTGATCGTCATCGGCGAGGCGGCCACAAAGGTGATGGATGGCTACGTCGAGTTCACCCAGGCGCATGCCGACGTGCCGTGGCGCAGCATGCGCAATATGCGTAATCGCATGGCTCACGGCTATTTCGACATCAACCTCGATGTGGTGTGGGAGACGGTACAGGAATGGCTGCCGGCGTTGCTCCAGCAATTGCCCGCCGTGCGTCAGGATGCCGACGATGAAGACCGTAACGACAACTGTGAAAGAGGGATCTCCGATGACTGTTGA
- a CDS encoding nucleotidyltransferase family protein — protein MRPSVVLDMKRSAVREAVGRFRAANPRVFGSVLHGTDRDGSDLDLLVDALPGATLLDLGDLEEELKSLLGVDVDLLTPGDLPPKFRAKVLAEAQPI, from the coding sequence ATGCGACCGTCTGTTGTGCTTGACATGAAGCGAAGCGCAGTGCGTGAAGCGGTAGGCCGCTTTCGCGCCGCGAACCCGCGCGTCTTCGGCTCGGTGCTGCATGGCACCGACCGGGATGGCAGCGACCTCGACCTGTTGGTCGATGCGCTGCCCGGTGCCACGTTGTTGGACTTGGGCGATTTGGAAGAAGAACTGAAATCGCTGCTCGGCGTTGACGTCGATCTGCTGACTCCCGGCGACCTGCCGCCGAAGTTCCGGGCCAAGGTGCTCGCGGAGGCGCAACCGATATGA
- a CDS encoding DUF6710 family protein produces the protein MEQTDKRKQDKLKFDRVINLARRLPQPAIHDLLRALILPIQADYLLAVGTEGQDARPDMNEREFFFTKIIWAMDYTHMKSLRLAAEDFPLALATAKILPWPWGESSYRSALADIGSAKGNPWVQDINHRVTL, from the coding sequence ATGGAGCAGACCGACAAGCGCAAGCAGGATAAACTGAAGTTCGACCGGGTAATTAATCTGGCGCGCAGACTGCCGCAACCGGCGATCCATGACTTACTACGCGCGCTGATACTGCCAATTCAGGCCGATTACTTGCTGGCCGTTGGCACGGAGGGCCAGGACGCGCGCCCGGACATGAACGAGCGCGAGTTCTTCTTCACAAAAATCATCTGGGCGATGGATTACACGCACATGAAATCACTCAGGCTTGCAGCTGAAGATTTTCCCCTGGCGCTTGCGACGGCCAAGATCCTGCCGTGGCCGTGGGGTGAATCAAGCTACCGGAGTGCTTTAGCCGATATAGGCAGCGCTAAGGGCAATCCGTGGGTACAGGATATTAACCACCGCGTTACTTTGTGA